From the genome of Pseudomonas hamedanensis:
GCGCGGGTTGATCGGGTTGAGCAGACCGATGCCGAACGCGGCGGTCTTGCCGCTGCCGGTCTTGGCCTGGGCGATCAGGTCCATCCCCTTGAGGATCACCGGCAAGCTCTGCGCCTGGATCGGCGTCATCTGGGCATAACCGAGTGATTCGAGGTTAGCCAGCATGGCGGCGGACAGCGGCAGAGTATTAAAAGCGGTGGCGATGGTGGTCACGGGACTGGCCTGCAAAACAAAATGTCGCGCAGTGTAGCAGCCCCGTGACGATTTCCTCGACAGTTCTGGACGAACAGCGACTCAATCGATATCCGCGAGCGGTTCCTGTCCGAAGATGACTTGTGGCGAGGAGATTTATCTGTGGTGAAGGGATTTATCTGTGGCGAGGGGATTTATCCCCGCTGGGGTGCGTAGCACCCCCCAAAAAAGATGAATGCGATCAGCCTGACTGGCCAAGGCGACAGCAGAAGCAGAGGGGCGCTACGCACCCCAACGGGGATGAATCCCCTCGCCACAGATAAATCCCCTCGCCACAGTAGTCCTTCACCAGCTCCAGAAGTCCTTTGGCAGAATCAGTGCTCGATGTGCTCTTCAGGACGCTTGGCGCGGCGGCCGTCTTCCTTCGACAGCTGCGAGAAAATCGTCGCGGCGAGCATGGCCATGATGCCGACTGTGACAAAGGTCAGCTGGAACGCGCCGAGTACGGTTTCCACGCCATCGTTGCCGACCTTGGCGGTGAAGCCGCCGAGCAGCGCACCGGCACACGCCACGCCGAGGCTCAGCGACAACTGCGCCACCACCGACAGCAAGCTGTTGCCGCTGCTGGCGCTGGCATCGTCGAGGTCGATCAGCGTCACGGTGTTCATCGCCGTGAATTGCAGCGAGTTGATTGCCCCCAGCACCGCCAGCAGGCACAACAGCAGCCAGTACGGCGTCTGTTCGCTGACCAGACCCATGCTCGCCAGCATGATCCCCAGTGCCAGGGTGTTGCCGGTGAGCACGATGCGGTAGCCGAGGCGTTCGATCAGCGGTCGTGCGACCCACTTGGCAACCATCGCCGCAGCGGCCAGCGGCAACATGCTCATGCCGGCCTGGGACGGCGAATAGCCCAAGGCCACTTGCAGCAGCAACGGCACCAGAAACGGCAGGGCGCCGCTGCCCAGACGCGCGAACAGGTTGCCGAGAATGCCGACGGCAAAGGTGCGGGTCTTGAACAGCGACGGCGCGAACAGCGGATTCTCGATATGCCCGGCGCGCAACCAGTACGCCGCCAGACAGGCCATGCCGGCGAACAGCAGCAACATCACCCGCAGGTGCGGCAAGTGCAGTTCGCCGAGGCCTTCCATGGCGATGGTGATCAAGATCATCGCCGCACCGAACAGCAGAAAGCCCAGGCTATCGAAGCGTGTGCGCTCAGTGCCGCGCAGGTCGGGAATGAATTTCCACACCGCATAACAACCAATCACCCCGACCGGCAGATTGATCAGGAAGATCCAGTGCCACGTCAGGTATTCGACCATCCAGCCGCCCATGGTCGGACCGATCAGTGGGCCGAGGAGGCCGGGGATGGTGATGAAACCCATGATCCGCACCAGTTCCGAGCGCGGATAGGCGCGCAATACCACCAACCGCCCGACCGGCAACATCAGCGCACCGCCGAGGCCCTGAATCACCCGTGCACCGATCAGCATGCTCAGGCTGCTGGACAAGGCGCACAGCAGCGAGCCGAAGCTGAACAGCAGAATTGCGCCGAAGAAGATTTTCTTGGTGCCGAAGCGGTCGGCTATCCAGCCTGAGGCCGGGATCAACAGAGCCACGGTGAGCATGTAGGCAATGATCACGCCCTGCATGCGCAACGGGTCTTCGGCCAGATCGCTGGCCATGGCCGGCAGCGCGGTGTTGAGAATCGTCCCGTCGAGGGACTGCATGAAAAACGCAATGGCCACCACCCACGGCAACCAGCGGGCGGTGATGGCGTCGAGAGGCGGGCGGTTGGGCATGGAACCTCTGATGGGTGGTTAATCCAGATTTTTGTTCAAACATGAAACCCTGTGGCGAGGGGATTTATCCCCGCTGGGTCGCGCAGCGGCCCCAAAAAAGCGGGACTGCTGCGCAGTCCATCGGGGATAAATCCCCTCGCCACAGTTTCTATTCCAACAGTTGATCCCTGTGTGCCGGGGATCTTTGTTTTACAGCGTTAGGGTCAACCGGCTGATCAGCGCCCCCGGCAACAGCGATGACGAAGTATTGCGCTGGCTGTAGGTGCTCGCCGACAGCAGCAATTCGCGCTCCGTGGTCAGCGCCTCAAGCTGCGAACCGAGCAGGCTGTAGGCGCTATCGTCGAAACGCATGGTGCTGACCGGCGCCTGGATCTCGCCGTTCTCGACCCAGAAGGTCGCGAAGCGGGTCATGCCGGTCATGCGCGCCGCCGGTTGATCCGAGTAGTTCAGGTACCACAGATTGCTGATGTACAGCCCGGTGCCCAGCTCTTTCAGTATCTGTTCTTGCGACAGATCACCGGCCGCCATGTTCAACGCACTGGGCATTTCGCCGCCGCCCGCGCCGTTGGCCGCCAAACCGTATTCGGCTGCACTGCGCGAACCGACCAGTTGATCGCCGGCCTGGCCTTCGATGATCAGCCGCAGATCGCTGCGCGGATAACCTTCGGCGGAAAACGCCGGGCTTAGCGATTCACTGACCTTTTCATCCAGCGACACCAACGGGCTGAACGCGTGATCACCGACATACAGTTTCTGCAACGGACTGCTCTTGCTGGCGATCGACTGCGCCGAGAAGCCGCCCCAGCTGAGCATGCCCATGATTTCTTCCAGCGCTGCCGGTGCCAGATAGGCGCGGTATTGTCCTGGCGCCAACGTGCGCAACGGTCGACCAAGAAACTCCAGTTGCTCGCGTGCCTGAGCGAAACGCCTGGCGAAACCTTCGTCGCTCCAGTCGTGGCCGGCGTAGCTGGCTTTTACCGCTTCGCCGTTTTCGTGAAACAGACTGAAGTCGAAATTGAAACTGTTGGCCTCATGCCAGCCAAACGCACCCGCCGAACTGGCGAAACCCCGGCTGATCGGGCCGGCCGCGTAAAAACCGACCAAATCCAGACCTTCAGCGGCCGCGCAGATTTGGGCCACGACATCTTCTGTGTCCGGCAGCGGATGTGCTTGTACATGCGTGCTCTGCCAGCCGTTGTGATTGAGCAGCAGATACGGATCCTGCGGCAGCAATGGCAGGGTTTCGCGCAATTGTTGCAGGCCTTCGGCAAGACGCTGCAGATCGGCTTCCTGGTCCCCGGACAAGGTGATCTGCAAATCGGCGTGACGACCGTCGTTGATCAGTTTCAAGCCGACATTGGCCTGCTGCACCTGCCCGGCCTGGCGCACCTTGGCGTGATTGAAGCGCACGAACGCCGAGGCTTCGGCGGCGTAGCTGAGCGTGAATTGTTCCGGCTCGCGCACACTGTCGCGCAGCCAGTCGACCATGACCTTGAAGGCGTCGGACTGACGCTTGGAAATGTTCATCAGGCGTCTCCCCCAAACACATCAATGTTGCTGAATACGCAGGCCGGCGAAGCATGGCCGACGCGAATCACCTGGTTCGGTTCGCCCTTGCCGCAGTTCGGTGTGCCGAGCACCTTGACGGTGTTGGCGTCGCCGACCGCGCGCAGGCTTTTCCAGAAGTGCGCGGAAATTGCCCGGTAGTTGGGATTTTTCACCACGCCTTTAAGTTCACCCTTCTCGATCAACTGGCCCCATTCGCAGCCGAACTGGAATTTGTTGCGCGCATCGTCGATCGACCACGAACGGTTGGTGCTCATCAGAATGCCGTGTTCGATACCGCCAATCATCTGCTCCAGCGTCTGATCGCCCGGCTCGATATTGAGGTTGGCCATGCGGTCGATCGGCGGCCGGTTCCAGCCGCAGGCGCGGCTGTTGGCAACGCCGTCGAGGCCGGCGCGATACTGCGACAGCGCCCCGCCCAATGGGCGCAGCAGCAGGCCATCGCGAATCAGGAATTGTTTGCTCGCCGCAGTGCCGTCGTCGTCATGGCCGTAGCTGGCGAGTTCTTCAGGAATGCCCGGATCGAAAGTTACGTTAAGCAGGTTTGAGCCGTATTGCAGGCTGCCGAAATCGCTGGTCTTGACGAAACTGGTGCCGGCGTAATTGCGCTCGTCGCCCAAAATCCGGTCGAGCTCCAGCGGATGGCCGATGGACTCGTGGATCTGCAACATCATCTGGTCCGGCATCAACAACAGATCGCGCGGGCCTTGCGGGGTATTGGGGGCGAGCAACAATTGCAGCGCCTGATCGGCGACTTGTGGGCCGGCGCCCACCAGGCCGCAGCGGCTGATCACGTCGGCGCCGCCCTGTTGGCCGAAGTTTTCACGGCCCAGGCTGCGGGTCTGGCTGTCGTTGCCGTCGTAGGCGGTGACGTCGAGGCTCGGGTAGACGAAGCGCTGGGCCTGACGCAATTCGGCGCCGGCGCTGCTCAAATAAATCTGCTCGACATGGGTAATGCCAATGCTTACCTGCCAGTTCACCAAGCGCTCATCCTTGGGCACCGAGGCGGACTCCGCACCGAGCAGTTCGAAACATTCGCTCAGGGACGGGAAGGGCTGTTCCAGGTTGGGTGAAAAATAATCCGCGCGGTCGCTTGAGACCGGTTGCTCGCGCAGGTCGAGCAGGGCATGCGGCTTGAGCCGGCGTGCCTGCTGTTCGGCGCGTTCGAGGGCCGCTTGCAGGCCTTGCTGCGACAGGTCGTTGGTCGCGGCGTAGGCTTCGACGCCATTGACGCGCACGGTGAGCATCGCCCCTTCGTCCCGGCTCAGGCTCGGCGGTTCGGCGACATTCTTGCGCACCGACAGGTACTGCCCGGATTCGCGCACATAGCGCAGGGAAAAGAATTCAGCGCCCGTGCGCAAGGCAGCGAAGCGCTGCTTGAGCTGGGGGTGGAAATCGAACATTCGGGAACCTCCTTGTAGGGGGAAGCGGTAGAGCGACGGCGGGGCGGGGTGAAACGGCTGCGCGAGGTCTAGAGTAGGCCTGCGTGGGGGTAGGATCAAGTGGAGAGGGGGTGTAGGGGGATTTACTTGAAACAGAGGGATTTGTGCTGAATGGCAGGGCCTCATCGCGAGCAGGCTCACTCCTACAGTTAATCATCAGTGTCCACAGAGTTTGTGTTCACTGGAGATCCTTGTAGGAGTGAGCCTGCTCGCGATCAGCCTTGATGCAGTGTAATTGGATTACTGAGTAACCGGGGTGATATCACGCATCGGTTTGCCCTTCACCGGCGCACCATTCGCCACGTAGTAAGCCGCATTGCTGCGCGGCAGTGGCTTGCGGCCGCGGATCTTGTCGGCGATTTTCTCGGCCATCATGATCGTCGGTGCGTTGAGGTTGCCGGTGGTGATGATCGGCATGATCGAGGCATCGACCACGCGCAGGTTCTGCATGCCATGCACACGACCTTCGCCATCGACAACGGCCATCTCGTCGGTGCCCATCTTGCACGAGCAGGACGGGTGGAACGCGGTTTCAGCGTGCTCGCGGATGAACTTGTCGAGCTGCTCATCGGTTTGCACTTCAATGCCCGGGCTGATTTCGCGGCCACGGAAAGCGTCCAGTGCCGGCTGTTGCATGATTTCCCGGGTCAGGCGGATGCCGTCGCGGAATTCCTGCCAGTCCTGCTCGGTGGCCATGTAGTTGAACAGGATGCTCGGGTGCTGGCGTGGATCCTTGGATTTGACCTGGATGCGACCACGGCTCGGCGAACGCATGGAACCCATGTGCGCCTGGAAACCATGTTCTTTCACACCGTTGCTGCCGTTGTAGTTAATCGCCACCGGCAGGAAGTGGTACTGGATGTTCGGCCATTCGAATTCCGGACGCGAACGGATGAAACCGCCGGCCTCGAACTGGTTGCTGGCGCCGATGCCGGTACCGTTGAACAGCCACTCGGCACCGATCGCCGGCTGGTTGTACCAGAGCAGCGACGGGTACAGCGAGACCGGTTGGGTGCAGGCGTATTGCAGGTACAGCTCAAGGTGATCCTGCAGGTTTTCGCCCACGCCCGGCAGGTCGTGAACCACCGGGATGTCGAGACTTTCGAGCAGTTTCGCCGGGCCGACACCGGAGCGCTGCAGAATTTGCGGCGAGGCGATGGCGCCGGAGCACAGCAGGACTTCCTTGCGCGCCTTGGCTTCAACGCGCTCTTCAGCGTCGCCAATCAGGTAACGCACGCCGACCGCACGCTTGCCTTCAAACAGGATCTTGTCGGTCAGGGCGTGGGTGACGATGGTCAGGGTCGAGCGCTTCTTGGCGATGTCGAGGTAGCCACGCGCGGTGGAAGCACGACGGCCATTCGGCGTCACGGTGCGGTCCATCGGGCCGAAGCCTTCCTGCTGGTAGCCGTTCAAGTCTTCGGTGCGCGGATAGCCGGCTTGCACGCCGGCTTCAACCATGGCGTGGAACAGCGGATTATTGCCGGCTTTCGGCGTGGTCACGCTGACCGGGCCATCGCCACCGTGGTAATCGTTCGGGCCGATGTCACGGGTTTCGGCTTTGCGGAAGTACGGCAGGCAGTCGAGGTAGGACCAGTCTTCCAGGCCCGGCAGTTTCGCCCAGCCGTCGTAGTCCATGGCGTTGCCGCGGATGTAGCACATGCCGTTGATCAGCGAAGAACCGCCGAGGCCCTTGCCGCGACCGCACTCCATGCGACGACCGTCCATGTGTGGTTCTGGATCGGTTTCGTAAGCCCAGTTGTAGCGACGACCCTGCAGCGGGAAGGCCAGCGCGGCCGGCATTTGCGTGCGGAAGTCGAGGCGATGGTCCGGGCCACCGGCTTCGAGCAGCAGAACGGTGACGCCTTCGTCTTCAGTCAGACGGGTCGCCAGGGTGTTACCGGCCGAGCCGGCACCGATGATGATGTAATCGAATTCTTGGGACATTGAATGCACCCTCTTTGAAGTTGGTCAGGTCAACTGTGACCGCGCACCTGTGGCGAGGGGATTTATCCCCGTTCGGCTGCGCAGCAGTCGCAGAGTCAGCGACTGGGTTCTGTCTGGAGAATTGCAGTGTCTGGGTGAGGGGGCTGCTTCGCAGCCCAACGGGGATGAATCCCCTCGCCACAAGGGCCCCACCCGGACTCTGGGTCAGATCAGAACACCGAGACGTAATCGCCCAGCTCGACCTGTACCGATTTGATGCGGGTGAAGTTGTTCAGCGAGCTGATTCCGTTTTCACGGCCCACGCCCGACTGCTTGTAGCCGCCGACCGGCATTTTCGCGTCGGACTCGCCCCAGGCGTTGATCCAGCAGATACCGGCTTCCAGTTGATGAATCACGCGGTGCGCGCGGTTCAGGTCTTTGGTGACGATACCGGCGGCCAGGCCGAAGTCGGTGTCGTTGGCGCGGCGGATCACTTCTTCTTCGGTTTCGTAGGAGAGGATCGCCATGACCGGGCCGAAGATTTCTTCGCGCACGATGGTCATCTCGTCGGTGCAATCGGTGAACACGGTTGGCGCAACGAACGCGCCTTTGGCGAATTCGCCGTCGGTCAGACGACCGCCGCCGCACAGTACGCGGGCACCTTCTTCCTTGCCTTTTTCGATGTAGGACAGCACGCTTTCCATGTGGGCGAAGCTGACCAGCGGGCCGAAGTTGGTGTTTTCGTCTTCCGGGTTGCCGACGCGGATGCGTGCAACGCGCTCAACGATCTTGGCTTCGAACGCGGCTTTCAGGTGCGCCGGGACGAATACACGGGTGCCGTTGGTGCAGACCTGACCGGAGCTGTAGAAGTTGGCCATCATCGCGGTGTCGGCGGCGCGATCGAGGTCGGCGTCGTCGCAGATGATCAGCGGCGACTTGCCGCCCAGTTCCATGGTCACGTCTTTGAGCGACGAGGCC
Proteins encoded in this window:
- the mdtD gene encoding multidrug transporter subunit MdtD — its product is MPNRPPLDAITARWLPWVVAIAFFMQSLDGTILNTALPAMASDLAEDPLRMQGVIIAYMLTVALLIPASGWIADRFGTKKIFFGAILLFSFGSLLCALSSSLSMLIGARVIQGLGGALMLPVGRLVVLRAYPRSELVRIMGFITIPGLLGPLIGPTMGGWMVEYLTWHWIFLINLPVGVIGCYAVWKFIPDLRGTERTRFDSLGFLLFGAAMILITIAMEGLGELHLPHLRVMLLLFAGMACLAAYWLRAGHIENPLFAPSLFKTRTFAVGILGNLFARLGSGALPFLVPLLLQVALGYSPSQAGMSMLPLAAAAMVAKWVARPLIERLGYRIVLTGNTLALGIMLASMGLVSEQTPYWLLLCLLAVLGAINSLQFTAMNTVTLIDLDDASASSGNSLLSVVAQLSLSLGVACAGALLGGFTAKVGNDGVETVLGAFQLTFVTVGIMAMLAATIFSQLSKEDGRRAKRPEEHIEH
- a CDS encoding TldD/PmbA family protein encodes the protein MNISKRQSDAFKVMVDWLRDSVREPEQFTLSYAAEASAFVRFNHAKVRQAGQVQQANVGLKLINDGRHADLQITLSGDQEADLQRLAEGLQQLRETLPLLPQDPYLLLNHNGWQSTHVQAHPLPDTEDVVAQICAAAEGLDLVGFYAAGPISRGFASSAGAFGWHEANSFNFDFSLFHENGEAVKASYAGHDWSDEGFARRFAQAREQLEFLGRPLRTLAPGQYRAYLAPAALEEIMGMLSWGGFSAQSIASKSSPLQKLYVGDHAFSPLVSLDEKVSESLSPAFSAEGYPRSDLRLIIEGQAGDQLVGSRSAAEYGLAANGAGGGEMPSALNMAAGDLSQEQILKELGTGLYISNLWYLNYSDQPAARMTGMTRFATFWVENGEIQAPVSTMRFDDSAYSLLGSQLEALTTERELLLSASTYSQRNTSSSLLPGALISRLTLTL
- a CDS encoding TldD/PmbA family protein, whose product is MFDFHPQLKQRFAALRTGAEFFSLRYVRESGQYLSVRKNVAEPPSLSRDEGAMLTVRVNGVEAYAATNDLSQQGLQAALERAEQQARRLKPHALLDLREQPVSSDRADYFSPNLEQPFPSLSECFELLGAESASVPKDERLVNWQVSIGITHVEQIYLSSAGAELRQAQRFVYPSLDVTAYDGNDSQTRSLGRENFGQQGGADVISRCGLVGAGPQVADQALQLLLAPNTPQGPRDLLLMPDQMMLQIHESIGHPLELDRILGDERNYAGTSFVKTSDFGSLQYGSNLLNVTFDPGIPEELASYGHDDDGTAASKQFLIRDGLLLRPLGGALSQYRAGLDGVANSRACGWNRPPIDRMANLNIEPGDQTLEQMIGGIEHGILMSTNRSWSIDDARNKFQFGCEWGQLIEKGELKGVVKNPNYRAISAHFWKSLRAVGDANTVKVLGTPNCGKGEPNQVIRVGHASPACVFSNIDVFGGDA
- the betA gene encoding choline dehydrogenase, encoding MSQEFDYIIIGAGSAGNTLATRLTEDEGVTVLLLEAGGPDHRLDFRTQMPAALAFPLQGRRYNWAYETDPEPHMDGRRMECGRGKGLGGSSLINGMCYIRGNAMDYDGWAKLPGLEDWSYLDCLPYFRKAETRDIGPNDYHGGDGPVSVTTPKAGNNPLFHAMVEAGVQAGYPRTEDLNGYQQEGFGPMDRTVTPNGRRASTARGYLDIAKKRSTLTIVTHALTDKILFEGKRAVGVRYLIGDAEERVEAKARKEVLLCSGAIASPQILQRSGVGPAKLLESLDIPVVHDLPGVGENLQDHLELYLQYACTQPVSLYPSLLWYNQPAIGAEWLFNGTGIGASNQFEAGGFIRSRPEFEWPNIQYHFLPVAINYNGSNGVKEHGFQAHMGSMRSPSRGRIQVKSKDPRQHPSILFNYMATEQDWQEFRDGIRLTREIMQQPALDAFRGREISPGIEVQTDEQLDKFIREHAETAFHPSCSCKMGTDEMAVVDGEGRVHGMQNLRVVDASIMPIITTGNLNAPTIMMAEKIADKIRGRKPLPRSNAAYYVANGAPVKGKPMRDITPVTQ
- the betB gene encoding betaine-aldehyde dehydrogenase is translated as MARFELQKLYIDGAYTDAGSDATFEAINPANGEVLALVQRATKEDVERAVVSAEKGQKIWAAMTAMERSRILRRAVDILRERNDELAALETLDTGKSFSETKYVDIVTGADVLEYYAGLVPAIEGEQIPLRDTSFVYTRREPLGVVAGIGAWNYPIQIALWKSAPALAAGNAMIFKPSEVTSLTTLKLAEIYTEAGVPNGVFNVLTGSGREVGTWLTEHPRIEKISFTGGTDTGKKVMASASASSLKDVTMELGGKSPLIICDDADLDRAADTAMMANFYSSGQVCTNGTRVFVPAHLKAAFEAKIVERVARIRVGNPEDENTNFGPLVSFAHMESVLSYIEKGKEEGARVLCGGGRLTDGEFAKGAFVAPTVFTDCTDEMTIVREEIFGPVMAILSYETEEEVIRRANDTDFGLAAGIVTKDLNRAHRVIHQLEAGICWINAWGESDAKMPVGGYKQSGVGRENGISSLNNFTRIKSVQVELGDYVSVF